A region from the Theobroma cacao cultivar B97-61/B2 unplaced genomic scaffold, Criollo_cocoa_genome_V2, whole genome shotgun sequence genome encodes:
- the LOC18594747 gene encoding uncharacterized protein LOC18594747 isoform X2: protein MDSTERGILRITGGSTEAQREEEEEISKLFLQLKPCCLELLELSQNPKNQSSAIPALLHLLRSSPPSSLQPFFDYTLFPLLLLLDAAVNCRSSSKKIESNNTYIRVSDKVAEGVVECLEELCKKCHLGSVDQMVVILKKLTYAALLSPSEASEEFREGVIKCFRALLLSLHCCSSQSCLCKQSLDLPMLLETRDMQTPTGTLKHGLEQGECLLAFLQSEAASPAVGHWLSLLLKAADTEATRGHRGSANLRIEAFLTLRVLVAKVGTADALAFFLPGVISQFSKVLHISKTIISGAAGSVEAIDQAIRGLAEYLMIVLQDDANLSGLDMYIDTSVGHNSRNCKSTTSFLEELRQLPSKAQSKTLVENINGEAVNIVSLKTESGEKGSPDLGKGMGSLHVDRTKEWIEKTSEHVNKLLCAIFPYICVHQAKKVRHGLLASIQGLLLKCNFTLEKSKVMFLECLFVLVVDESEEFSAAAQEFMEYLFSASGKHRIEHDVAVIFSRLIEKLPTMVLGSDELLAVSHAQQLLTVIYYSGPQFLLDHLQSPVTAARFLDVFALCLSQNSAFTGSLNKLVSTRPSSIGYLPSVAELRGLHVVGDCQVLHNAASSNSSKLMDIHEIGKQHTAEDKYFELPRMPPWFVYVGGQKLYQALAGILRLVGLSLMADYKNEGHLSVVADIPLGYLRKLVSEVRRKEYNKESWQSWYDRTGSGQLLRQASTAVCILNEMIFGLSDQALDVFRRIFQKSRIKRVESDEASAGGQTHKFKATLFDESVWEIAPQKGARTHFIDCIGKILHEYLCSEVWDLPVDHQTSLMQSDAEVKDITLYFFRDIAMLHQVIIDGIGIFALSLGSDFASSGFLHSSLYLLLENLICSNFEVRTGSDAVLHLLSTTSGHSTVAQLVLANADYIVDSICRQLRHLDLNPHVPNVLAAMLSYIGVGYKILPLLEEPMRSVSQELEILGRHKHPDLTVPFLKAVSEIVKASKREAFPLPSQAYRDLMHVKSKISEREKKVRPEFRQGSMSGFTDEIDGSLLESEQWENILFKLNDSKRYRQTVGSIAGSCLTAAAPLLASMSQAVCLVALDIVEDGVATLAKVEEAYRHEKETKEAIEELLESCSLYQLKDTMSAADDSTVENRLLPAMNKIWPLLVVCVQQRNTVVVRRCLSAVSSVVQICGGDFFSRRFHTDGAHFWKLLSTSPFQKKPNLKERTPLRLPYRSGSVSSEDSVAETSNLKVQVALLNMIADLSQNKASASALEVVMKKVSGLVVGIACSGVIRLHDASVNAIKGLASIDPDLIWLLLADVYYSLKKKDLPSPPTSDFPGISLTLPPPSSYKEFLYVQYGGRNYGFDLDFSSVETVFKKLQTLVFSDQIYS, encoded by the exons ATGGATTCAACGGAAAGAGGAATTCTTAGAATCACCGGCGGGTCTACCGAAGCCCAacgagaagaagaagaagaaataagcAAGTTATTTTTACAGCTAAAACCCTGCTGTTTAGAGCTTCTAGAACTTTCTCAAAACCCTAAAAATCAGTCCTCCGCCATTCCTGCATTGCTCCACTTGCTTCGCTCTTCTCCGCCCAGTTCTCTCCAGCCCTTCTTCGA ctATACTTTGTTTCCGTTGCTGCTTTTGCTGGATGCAGCAGTTAATTGCAGAAGCTCATCgaagaaaattgaaagtaATAATACTTATATAAGAGTGAGTGATAAAGTAGCAGAAGGAGTGGTGGAATGTTTGGAAGAGCTCTGTAAGAAATGCCATTTGGGTTCTGTTGATCAG ATGGTCGTGATTCTGAAAAAATTGACTTATGCTGCTTTGCTTTCTCCATCTGAGGCTTCAGAAGAGTTCCGTGAAGGAGTGATCAAGTGTTTCAGAGCTCTGCTTCTGAGTTTGCATTGCTGTTCTAGTCAGTCCTGCTTGTGCAAACAAAGTCTTGATTTACCCATGCTCTTAGAAACTAGAGACATGCAGACTCCAACTGGAACTTTGAAGCATGGCTTGGAACAAGGAGAATGCTTACTTGCATTTTTGCAGTCAGAAGCAGCTTCGCCTGCTGTAGGACACTGGCTATCGCTTCTGCTCAAA GCTGCAGACACTGAGGCTACACGAGGACATCGGGGCAGTGCAAATCTGCGAATTGAAGCTTTTTTGACCCTACGTGTTCTTGTTGCTAAG GTTGGTACTGCTGATGCATTGGCTTTCTTCTTACCTGGTGTCATTAGCCAGTTTTCCAAAGTATTACACATCtcaaaaacaataataagTGGGGCTGCTGGAAGTGTAGAAGCTATTGACCAAGCAATTAGGGGCTTGGCTGAGTACCTTATGATAGTCCTCCAAGATGATGCCAATTTATCTGGCCTTGATATGTACATAGATACTTCTGTTGGCCATAACTCAAGGAACTGCAAATCTACAACTTCATTCTTGGAGGAGCTCCGTCAATTGCCATCGAAAGCGCAGAGCAAAACTTTGGTGGAAAATATAAATGGCGAAGCAGTCAATATTGTTAGTCTGAAGACTGAATCTGGAGAAAAAGGTAGCCCTGATCTTGGCAAGGGAATGGGATCTTTGCATGTGGATCGTACAAAAGAGTGGATTGAGAAAACATCTGAGCATGTGAACAAACTATTATGTGCAATATTTCCCTAT ATATGTGTACATCAAGCAAAAAAGGTGAGACACGGGCTTCTTGCTTCCATTCAAGGGCTGCTATTGAAGTGCAATTTCACGCTAGAAAAGAGCAAAGTGATGTTTTTG GAGTGCTTATTTGTTTTGGTTGTTGATGAGTCTGAAGAGTTTTCAGCTGCTGCCCAGGAGTTTATGGAATATTTGTTCTCAGCCTCTGGGAAACATCGCATAGAACATGATGTTGCTGTGATTTTTAGCAG GCTTATTGAAAAACTACCAACGATGGTGCTTGGGAGTGATGAGTTACTTGCGGTTTCACACGCTCAGCAATTGCTTACAGTGATATATTATTCTGGTCCTCAGTTTCTGTTGGATCACCTGCAATCTCCT GTTACAGCTGCCAGATTCTTGGATGTTTTTGCCCTCTGTTTGAGTCAGAATTCAGCTTTTACTGGTTCTCTGAACAAGCTTGTTTCAACAAGGCCGTCTTCAATAGGATACCTTCCCTCTGTTGCTGAGTTGAGAGGCTTGCATGTTGTGGGTGATTGTCAGGTCTTGCACAATGCTGCTTCATCTAATAGTTCAAAGCTAATGGATATTCATGAAATTGGAAAACAACACACAGCAgaagacaaatattttgagcTTCCACGCATGCCCCCTTGGTTTGTTTATGTTGGTGGTCAGAAGCTATACCAGGCTCTTGCTGGGATTCTTAGACTTGTAGGTTTATCGTTAATGGCAG ACTATAAAAATGAAGGTCATTTATCGGTTGTTGCTGATATTCCCCTGGGCTACTTGCGTAAATTGGTTTCGGAAGTTCGAAGGAAGGAATACAATAAAGAAAGCTGGCAGTCTTGGTACGATCGAACTGGTTCAGGGCAGTTACTGCGCCAGGCCAGTACTGCTGTATGTATTCTGAATGAGATGATATTTGGTCTATCGGATCAGGCACTTGATGTTTTTAGAAGAATATTTCAGAAATCGAGGATAAAAAGGGTAGAATCTGATGAAGCATCTGCTGGTGGTCAGACTCACAAATTTAAAGCCACTTTGTTTGATGAATCTGTTTGGGAAATTGCACCACAAAAGGGAGCTAGGACTCACTTCATTGATTGTATTGGGAAAATCTTACATGAATATCTGTGTTCTGAAGTTTGGGATCTTCCAGTAGATCATCAAACTTCACTAATGCAGTCTGATGCTGAAGTTAAAGATATTACCTTGTATTTCTTCCGTGACATTGCTATGTTGCACCAG GTTATTATTGATGGAATAGGCATCTTTGCGTTGTCCCTTGGAAGTGATTTTGCTTCCAGTGGATTCCTTCATTCATCCCTCTATCTCTTGCTCGAGAATCTTATATGTTCAAACTTTGAAGTTAGAACTGGTTCTGATGCTGTTTTACATCTTCTTTCCACTACGTCTGGCCATTCAACG GTTGCGCAATTGGTTTTGGCAAATGCAGATTATATAGTCGACTCTATATGCCGCCAATTACGGCATTTGGATCTGAACCCTCATGTGCCAAATGTGCTTGCTGCTATGCTTTCCTACATTGGAGTGGGTTATAAAATTTTGCCTCTGTTGGAGGAACCG ATGCGGTCTGTTTCGCAGGAACTTGAAATTCTTGGCAGGCATAAACACCCAGATTTAACTGTTCCCTTTTTAAAG GCTGTATCTGAAATTGTGAAGGCATCTAAGCGTGAGGCTTTTCCCCTACCCTCTCAAGCATACCGTGATCTGATGCATGTCAAGTCCAAAATATCGGAGAGGGAAAAGAAAGTTCGACCAGAATTCAGACAAGGTTCAATGTCTGGTTTCACTGATGAGATTGATGGGTCTCTATTGGAATCAG AGCAATGGGAGAATATTTTGTTCAAGTTGAATGACTCCAAAAGATATAGACAAACTGTTGGATCTATTGCTGGTTCGTGTTTAACAGCTGCAGCTCCCCTGCTGGCTTCTATGAGTCAAGCAGTGTGCTTGGTGGCGCTGGACATAGTTGAG GATGGTGTAGCAACATTAGCGAAAGTGGAAGAAGCCTACAGGCATGAGAAAGAGACTAAAGAGGCAATCGAAGAACTGCTTGAGTCATGTTCATTGTATCAGCTGAAAGATACTATGAGTGCTGCTGATGACAGTACTGTTGAGAACAGGTTGCTTCCGGCAATGAATAAAATATGGCCTCTCCTGGTTGTTTGTGTTCAACAAAGAAACACGGTG GTTGTCAGGAGATGTTTAAGTGCTGTAAGCAGTGTCGTGCAAATTTGTGGAGGAGATTTCTTTTCTCGTCGCTTCCACACTGATGGGGCCCACTTCTGGAAACTTTTAAGCACATCCCCTTTCCAAAAGAAGCCAAATTTGAAAGAACGAACCCCATTGCGACTCCCTTACAGGAGTGGAAGCGTTTCTTCAGAGGACTCCGTAGCAGAAACTTCAAACTTAAAAGTACAGGTCGCACTGCTAAATATGATTGCTGATTTGTCCCAAAACAAAGCAAGTGCTTCAGCATTGGAAGTTGTTATGAAGAAGGTCAGTGGTCTTGTTGTGGGCATAGCTTGCAGCGGAGTTATCAGGCTTCATGATGCATCAGTGAATGCGATCAAGGGACTTGCATCTATTGACCCTGATCTGATATGGCTTCTTTTAGCTGATGTTTACTAttctttgaagaagaaagactTGCCTTCACCACCAACCTCAGACTTCCCCGGGATCTCTCTAACTCTGCCACCACCTTCATCTTATAAAGAGTTCCTTTACGTGCAGTATGGAGGCCGGAATTATGGTTTTGATTTAGATTTTTCCTCTGTGGAAACtgtatttaaaaaattgcAAACTCTGGTGTTTTCTGACCAAATTTacagttaa
- the LOC18594747 gene encoding uncharacterized protein LOC18594747 isoform X4 — MLTCIFAVRSSFACCRTLAIASAQNTEATRGHRGSANLRIEAFLTLRVLVAKKLLGWKMNIEVCTIYHLRNENQGCSSGKKIWHCKCVGTADALAFFLPGVISQFSKVLHISKTIISGAAGSVEAIDQAIRGLAEYLMIVLQDDANLSGLDMYIDTSVGHNSRNCKSTTSFLEELRQLPSKAQSKTLVENINGEAVNIVSLKTESGEKGSPDLGKGMGSLHVDRTKEWIEKTSEHVNKLLCAIFPYICVHQAKKVRHGLLASIQGLLLKCNFTLEKSKVMFLECLFVLVVDESEEFSAAAQEFMEYLFSASGKHRIEHDVAVIFSRLIEKLPTMVLGSDELLAVSHAQQLLTVIYYSGPQFLLDHLQSPVTAARFLDVFALCLSQNSAFTGSLNKLVSTRPSSIGYLPSVAELRGLHVVGDCQVLHNAASSNSSKLMDIHEIGKQHTAEDKYFELPRMPPWFVYVGGQKLYQALAGILRLVGLSLMADYKNEGHLSVVADIPLGYLRKLVSEVRRKEYNKESWQSWYDRTGSGQLLRQASTAVCILNEMIFGLSDQALDVFRRIFQKSRIKRVESDEASAGGQTHKFKATLFDESVWEIAPQKGARTHFIDCIGKILHEYLCSEVWDLPVDHQTSLMQSDAEVKDITLYFFRDIAMLHQVIIDGIGIFALSLGSDFASSGFLHSSLYLLLENLICSNFEVRTGSDAVLHLLSTTSGHSTVAQLVLANADYIVDSICRQLRHLDLNPHVPNVLAAMLSYIGVGYKILPLLEEPMRSVSQELEILGRHKHPDLTVPFLKAVSEIVKASKREAFPLPSQAYRDLMHVKSKISEREKKVRPEFRQGSMSGFTDEIDGSLLESEQWENILFKLNDSKRYRQTVGSIAGSCLTAAAPLLASMSQAVCLVALDIVEDGVATLAKVEEAYRHEKETKEAIEELLESCSLYQLKDTMSAADDSTVENRLLPAMNKIWPLLVVCVQQRNTVVVRRCLSAVSSVVQICGGDFFSRRFHTDGAHFWKLLSTSPFQKKPNLKERTPLRLPYRSGSVSSEDSVAETSNLKVQVALLNMIADLSQNKASASALEVVMKKVSGLVVGIACSGVIRLHDASVNAIKGLASIDPDLIWLLLADVYYSLKKKDLPSPPTSDFPGISLTLPPPSSYKEFLYVQYGGRNYGFDLDFSSVETVFKKLQTLVFSDQIYS; from the exons ATGCTTACTTGCATTTTTGCAGTCAGAAGCAGCTTCGCCTGCTGTAGGACACTGGCTATCGCTTCTGCTCAAA ACACTGAGGCTACACGAGGACATCGGGGCAGTGCAAATCTGCGAATTGAAGCTTTTTTGACCCTACGTGTTCTTGTTGCTAAG AAATTATTAGGTTGGAAAATGAATATTGAGGTTTGCACCATTTATCACTTGAGAAATGAGAATCAAGGCTGTTCTAGTGGGAAAAAAATATGGCATTGCAAATGT GTTGGTACTGCTGATGCATTGGCTTTCTTCTTACCTGGTGTCATTAGCCAGTTTTCCAAAGTATTACACATCtcaaaaacaataataagTGGGGCTGCTGGAAGTGTAGAAGCTATTGACCAAGCAATTAGGGGCTTGGCTGAGTACCTTATGATAGTCCTCCAAGATGATGCCAATTTATCTGGCCTTGATATGTACATAGATACTTCTGTTGGCCATAACTCAAGGAACTGCAAATCTACAACTTCATTCTTGGAGGAGCTCCGTCAATTGCCATCGAAAGCGCAGAGCAAAACTTTGGTGGAAAATATAAATGGCGAAGCAGTCAATATTGTTAGTCTGAAGACTGAATCTGGAGAAAAAGGTAGCCCTGATCTTGGCAAGGGAATGGGATCTTTGCATGTGGATCGTACAAAAGAGTGGATTGAGAAAACATCTGAGCATGTGAACAAACTATTATGTGCAATATTTCCCTAT ATATGTGTACATCAAGCAAAAAAGGTGAGACACGGGCTTCTTGCTTCCATTCAAGGGCTGCTATTGAAGTGCAATTTCACGCTAGAAAAGAGCAAAGTGATGTTTTTG GAGTGCTTATTTGTTTTGGTTGTTGATGAGTCTGAAGAGTTTTCAGCTGCTGCCCAGGAGTTTATGGAATATTTGTTCTCAGCCTCTGGGAAACATCGCATAGAACATGATGTTGCTGTGATTTTTAGCAG GCTTATTGAAAAACTACCAACGATGGTGCTTGGGAGTGATGAGTTACTTGCGGTTTCACACGCTCAGCAATTGCTTACAGTGATATATTATTCTGGTCCTCAGTTTCTGTTGGATCACCTGCAATCTCCT GTTACAGCTGCCAGATTCTTGGATGTTTTTGCCCTCTGTTTGAGTCAGAATTCAGCTTTTACTGGTTCTCTGAACAAGCTTGTTTCAACAAGGCCGTCTTCAATAGGATACCTTCCCTCTGTTGCTGAGTTGAGAGGCTTGCATGTTGTGGGTGATTGTCAGGTCTTGCACAATGCTGCTTCATCTAATAGTTCAAAGCTAATGGATATTCATGAAATTGGAAAACAACACACAGCAgaagacaaatattttgagcTTCCACGCATGCCCCCTTGGTTTGTTTATGTTGGTGGTCAGAAGCTATACCAGGCTCTTGCTGGGATTCTTAGACTTGTAGGTTTATCGTTAATGGCAG ACTATAAAAATGAAGGTCATTTATCGGTTGTTGCTGATATTCCCCTGGGCTACTTGCGTAAATTGGTTTCGGAAGTTCGAAGGAAGGAATACAATAAAGAAAGCTGGCAGTCTTGGTACGATCGAACTGGTTCAGGGCAGTTACTGCGCCAGGCCAGTACTGCTGTATGTATTCTGAATGAGATGATATTTGGTCTATCGGATCAGGCACTTGATGTTTTTAGAAGAATATTTCAGAAATCGAGGATAAAAAGGGTAGAATCTGATGAAGCATCTGCTGGTGGTCAGACTCACAAATTTAAAGCCACTTTGTTTGATGAATCTGTTTGGGAAATTGCACCACAAAAGGGAGCTAGGACTCACTTCATTGATTGTATTGGGAAAATCTTACATGAATATCTGTGTTCTGAAGTTTGGGATCTTCCAGTAGATCATCAAACTTCACTAATGCAGTCTGATGCTGAAGTTAAAGATATTACCTTGTATTTCTTCCGTGACATTGCTATGTTGCACCAG GTTATTATTGATGGAATAGGCATCTTTGCGTTGTCCCTTGGAAGTGATTTTGCTTCCAGTGGATTCCTTCATTCATCCCTCTATCTCTTGCTCGAGAATCTTATATGTTCAAACTTTGAAGTTAGAACTGGTTCTGATGCTGTTTTACATCTTCTTTCCACTACGTCTGGCCATTCAACG GTTGCGCAATTGGTTTTGGCAAATGCAGATTATATAGTCGACTCTATATGCCGCCAATTACGGCATTTGGATCTGAACCCTCATGTGCCAAATGTGCTTGCTGCTATGCTTTCCTACATTGGAGTGGGTTATAAAATTTTGCCTCTGTTGGAGGAACCG ATGCGGTCTGTTTCGCAGGAACTTGAAATTCTTGGCAGGCATAAACACCCAGATTTAACTGTTCCCTTTTTAAAG GCTGTATCTGAAATTGTGAAGGCATCTAAGCGTGAGGCTTTTCCCCTACCCTCTCAAGCATACCGTGATCTGATGCATGTCAAGTCCAAAATATCGGAGAGGGAAAAGAAAGTTCGACCAGAATTCAGACAAGGTTCAATGTCTGGTTTCACTGATGAGATTGATGGGTCTCTATTGGAATCAG AGCAATGGGAGAATATTTTGTTCAAGTTGAATGACTCCAAAAGATATAGACAAACTGTTGGATCTATTGCTGGTTCGTGTTTAACAGCTGCAGCTCCCCTGCTGGCTTCTATGAGTCAAGCAGTGTGCTTGGTGGCGCTGGACATAGTTGAG GATGGTGTAGCAACATTAGCGAAAGTGGAAGAAGCCTACAGGCATGAGAAAGAGACTAAAGAGGCAATCGAAGAACTGCTTGAGTCATGTTCATTGTATCAGCTGAAAGATACTATGAGTGCTGCTGATGACAGTACTGTTGAGAACAGGTTGCTTCCGGCAATGAATAAAATATGGCCTCTCCTGGTTGTTTGTGTTCAACAAAGAAACACGGTG GTTGTCAGGAGATGTTTAAGTGCTGTAAGCAGTGTCGTGCAAATTTGTGGAGGAGATTTCTTTTCTCGTCGCTTCCACACTGATGGGGCCCACTTCTGGAAACTTTTAAGCACATCCCCTTTCCAAAAGAAGCCAAATTTGAAAGAACGAACCCCATTGCGACTCCCTTACAGGAGTGGAAGCGTTTCTTCAGAGGACTCCGTAGCAGAAACTTCAAACTTAAAAGTACAGGTCGCACTGCTAAATATGATTGCTGATTTGTCCCAAAACAAAGCAAGTGCTTCAGCATTGGAAGTTGTTATGAAGAAGGTCAGTGGTCTTGTTGTGGGCATAGCTTGCAGCGGAGTTATCAGGCTTCATGATGCATCAGTGAATGCGATCAAGGGACTTGCATCTATTGACCCTGATCTGATATGGCTTCTTTTAGCTGATGTTTACTAttctttgaagaagaaagactTGCCTTCACCACCAACCTCAGACTTCCCCGGGATCTCTCTAACTCTGCCACCACCTTCATCTTATAAAGAGTTCCTTTACGTGCAGTATGGAGGCCGGAATTATGGTTTTGATTTAGATTTTTCCTCTGTGGAAACtgtatttaaaaaattgcAAACTCTGGTGTTTTCTGACCAAATTTacagttaa